One genomic region from Anopheles bellator chromosome 2, idAnoBellAS_SP24_06.2, whole genome shotgun sequence encodes:
- the LOC131210467 gene encoding cleavage stimulation factor subunit 1 — protein sequence MKDEQTVEDKHLLKYRDQLYRLMISQLFYDGHHGVAMELTKVVRADPPCPPSDRLMNIFKQATQIEQSKQSNLFDDLPCGLDLEFETEGSTLAPEPASYETAYVTSHKLACRAGCFSADGQLVATGSVDASIKILDVDRMLAKSAPEDADPGREQHAHPVIRTLYDHTDEVSYLEFHPKGRMLASGSRDCTVKLFDISKPSIKKAHKVLGDCVSVRCLTFHPTGDYMAVGTDSNVLRIYDIHTAQCFVGAIPSHQHKGSITCVRYAGTGKVLATGSIDGSIKLWDGVSGRCVNTFAQAHDGAEICSLHFTRNGKYLLSSGQDSLVKLWELSTSRCLIAYTGAGTTGKQEHQTQAIFNHTEDYVLFPDEVTTSLCAWNSRNAARCHLMSLGHNGAVRHIVHSPTHSAFLTCSDDYRARFWVRRTNNH from the exons ATGAAGGACGAACAGACGGTTGAAGACAAACATCTTCTCAAATACAGAGACCAACTGTACCGGCTGATGATCAG CCAACTCTTCTACGATGGTCATCATGGTGTTGCGATGGAATTGACGAAGGTGGTCCGAGCTGATCCACCGTGTCCACCGAGTGATCGGTTGATGAACATTTTCAAGCAAGCGACTCAGATCGAGCAATCGAAGCAGAGCAATCTGTTCGACGACCTGCCGTGCGGGTTGGACCTGGAGTTTGAAACCGAGGGCTCAACACTGGCACCGGAGCCTGCTTCCTACGAAACGGCGTACGTTACATCCCATAAGCTCGCTTGCCGTGCTGGGTGCTTCAGTGCCGATGGGCAGCTGGTGGCAACGGGCAGTGTTGACGCGAGTATAAAGATACTGGACGTTGACCGGATGCTGGCCAAATCGGCCCCAGAAGACGCTGACCCGGGCCGAGAGCAGCACGCGCATCCTGTAATCCGCACACTGTACGATCATACGGACGAGGTGTCCTATCTGGAGTTCCATCCAAAAGGAAGAATGCTGGCGTCCGGATCGAGGGACTGTACCGTGAAACTTTTCGACATTTCGAAACCATCGATCAAGAAGGCACACAAGGTGCTGGGCGATTGTGTTTCGGTGCGCTGCTTAACGTTTCATCCAACCGGTGACTATATGGCCGTCGGCACCGATAGCAACGTGCTACGCATTTATGACATCCACACGGCGCAGTGCTTCGTCGGTGCCATTCCGTCGCACCAGCACAAGGGTTCGATCACGTGCGTGCGGTACGCGGGTACGGGGAAGGTGctcgccaccggcagcatagACGGTTCGATCAAGCTCTGGGATGGTGTAAGTGGTCGCTGTGTCAACACCTTCGCCCAGGCACACGATGGAGCGGAAATTTGCTCGCTCCACTTCACCCGCAATGGCAAGTATTTGCTGTCGTCGGGGCAAGACTCTTTGGTAAAGCTGTGGGAACTGAGCACCAGCCGGTGCCTGATTGCGTACACTGGTGCCGGAACTACGGGAAAGCAGGAGCATCAGACGCAGGCCATCTTCAATCACACCGAGGACTATGTGCTGTTTCCCGACGAAGTAACGACTTCGCTATGCGCCTGGAACTCCCGGAATGCCGCCCGTTGTCATTTGATGTCGTTGGGACACAATGGGGCGGTTCGGCACATCGTCCACTCGCCAACGCATTCCGCGTTCCTCACCTGCTCCGATGACTACCGGGCACGTTTCTGGGTGCGAAGAACTAATAACCACTAG
- the LOC131207020 gene encoding dynein axonemal assembly factor 5: MATETDNKAYIESFCANVQNPDRSVRQRALKQFAEQWISSVPDSACVPVFDDTYLHLLRCYSDRFESIRTMAVEAVNALLEKLPANGYYLGYIVPVLAKRIGQAEIVEESEELRLLLLQQLERLVEKYRDPEGADGDPLLKVFDEIVDVLIKTLRDPFPAAQKKSCEIVIALSTATPSLHYRAEALVAPAKSVLAHRHSANRIVAIEMLGVLSLHILSNGDRISEIIMAVSPLLMDDVPFVRRACGRVGCLTLQKLRDRYSFFHRILPLVLNCLSDGTQEVRDDVHSRWKEAGELYYRENETELSKVALLEQLPTAYPVERYTRPTLGCRAIVQRSLRVVNLVLHEMEEWKENIRLHATKLLKQIVLHAERSFSTLFAEVNPVLAKTCMDAEQSIVSEALSVCELLGVLLEYETWSKHVLVHFRKFPTVGQLRCMRTMYAHCQHGEQKRADIKQFVALLLDVDVCHNLNEEYQFELLEFCSVLVADSSGRELPAMLEEISVGEGDNAGEQSLERMLYTVVLKVVAFCYDSKYTLRAKGFSVLRQLDSDVDMLHEYHLSSVLERIEHLESENSDASVSLLLLCGIVSTCGFQETYFETMQATLDKAIRHAAPEGKVKLFSAISVAMLGWSERNSQTTDVQLSLLKPFIDVVITPYLVWTVGRSAESIRTMATACFASMAQGVNAEVYASLLPAYLNLLAGLIDDNSIATRAYTLRALVRLEPLDFESLKLLAFPIMSRLDDPSGEVRELAATCLGSLRFARATPEDHATYARWQEILKQILTVMLLHLEHPEIKLRTAISVSLRRLYADNRELIKRLANEAPSGCSYKMDLDRIAADEQ; the protein is encoded by the exons atggccaccgagaCGGACAATAAGGCATACATCGAATCGTTTTGCGCAAACGTACAAAATCCCGACCGCTCGGTACGGCAACGTGCTCTGAAACAGTTCGCCGAACAATGGATTTCCAGCGTACCAGACTCAGCTTGCGTCCCCGTATTCGATGACACATATCTGCATCTGCTACGCTGTTACAGTGACCGGTTCGAGTCGATCAGAACCATGGCTGTTGAAGCGGTGAACGCATTGCTGGAGAAACTGCCTGCAAACGGATACTATCTTGGATACATTGTTCCGGTGTTGGCCAAACGGATCGGTCAGGCGGAGATTGTCGAAGAGAGTGAGGAGCTGAGgttactgttgctgcagcagctcgaAAGGCTAGTCGAAAAGTATCGCGATCCCGAGGGAGCCGACGGTGATCCGTTACTGAAGGTGTTTGACGAAATTGTGGACGTGCTGATTAAAACTCTACgcgatccgtttccggcggcACAGAAGAAGAGCTGTGAGATTGTGATCGCTCTCTCGACGGCTACTCCTAGCTTGCACTATCGAGCAGAGGCGCTGGTCGCCCCGGCCAAGTCGGTTCTGGCTCACCGTCACTCCGCCAATCGGATTGTGGCGATCGAAATGTTAGGCGTACTGTCGCTACACATTCTCTCGAACGGGGATCGTATTTCGGAGATTATTATGGCCGTTTCGCCGTTGCTGATGGATGATGTACCATTCGTGAGACGGGCGTGTGGCCGTGTCGGCTGTCTGACGCTCCAGAAGCTGCGCGATCGATACTCGTTCTTTCACCGTATTCTACCGTTGGTCTTGAATTG CTTGTCCGATGGAACGCAAGAAGTTCGGGATGACGTACACAGCCGTTGGAAGGAAGCTGGTGAGCTGTACTATCGGGAAAACGAGACCGAACTCTCGAAGGTTGCTTTGCTAGAACAACTTCCCACAGCGTATCCCGTCGAACGGTACACTCGCCCGACGCTGGGTTGCCGTGCCATAGTGCAGCGCAGTTTACGGGTGGTCAATCTGGTGCTGCATGAAATGGAAGaatggaaggaaaacattAGACTACACGCGACGAAGCTTCTGAAGCAGATCGTACTGCACGCCGAACGTTCCTTTTCGACACTGTTCGCCGAGGTAAATCCCGTGCTGGCGAAGACCTGTATGGACGCAGAACAATCGATTGTGTCAGAG GCATTGAGTGTTTGCGAGCTGCTGGGCGTGCTGCTGGAGTACGAAACGTGGAGCAAACATGTGCTGGTCCACTTCCGGAAGTTTCCAACAGTCGGACAGTTGCGCTGCATGCGCACAATGTATGCTCACTGCCAGCACGGTGAGCAGAAGCGAGCGGACATCAAACAGTTCGTGGCCCTGCTACTCGACGTAGACGTTTGTCACAACCTAAACGAAGAGTATCAGTTCGAGTTGCTCGAGTTTTGTAGCGTTCTCGTAGCGGACAGCAGTGGACGGGAGCTGCCGGCGATGCTGGAAGAAATTTCGGTCGGCGAAGGAGATAACGCTGGAGAACAATCGCTCGAACGGATGCTGTACACCGTGGTGCTTAAGGTGGTGGCCTTTTGTTACGATTCGAAGTACACGCTCCGTGCGAAAGGCTTTAGCGTGTTACGTCAGCTCGATTCGGATGTGGACATGCTCCACGAATATCATCTGTCCAGTGTGTTGGAAAGGATTGAACACctggaaagtgaaaactcTGACGCCAGTGTCAGTCTTTTGCTCCTTTGTGGCATTGTTTCGACGTGTGGGTTTCAG GAAACATATTTCGAAACGATGCAGGCCACCCTGGACAAAGCGATAAGGCATGCGGCCCCCGAGGGAAAGGTTAAACTATTTAGTGCCATCTCCGTT GCTATGCTTGGGTGGTCCGAACGAAACTCTCAAACCACAGACGTCCAGCTGTCCCTGCTGAAACCGTTCATTGACG TGGTCATTACACCGTACCTTGTGTGGACTGTGGGAAGAAGTGCAGAATCGATACGAACAATGGCTACCGCATGTTTCGCTTCGATGGCTCAGGGTGTGAACGCTGAAGTG TATGCATCGCTGCTTCCTGCCTATCTGAACCTTTTGGCCGGGCTGATCGACGATAACAGCATTGCGACGCGGGCCTACACCCTAAGGGCCTTGGTACGTCTGGAACCGTTGGATTTCGAGTCCCTCAAGCTTTTGGCGTTTCCCATCATGTCTCGATTGGACGATCCGAGCGGCGAGGTACGTGAACTGGCAGCCACCTGTCTTGGGTCGTTGCGGTTTGCACGGGCGACGCCGGAAGACCACGCAACCTATGCACGCTGGCAGGAGATATTGAAGCAGATCCTGACGGTGATGTTGCTGCACCTGGAGCACCCGGAAATCAAATTGCGGACGGCCATTTCCG TCTCGTTGAGGCGGCTATATGCCGACAACCGGGAGCTAATCAAGCGCTTGGCTAATGAAGCACCGTCGGGATGCTCGTACAAGATGGATCTCGACCGGATCGCGGCGGACGAACAGTAG
- the LOC131209455 gene encoding beta-1,3-galactosyltransferase brn — MLPRICVKFKLKYVLATVGSLYMLYFFGAFTHFFEKDFEATFDYPLNGDILSDVYQLRHGQQPARHPINRYNYTYITDCEHKCKEDDRLMAPRLVFIVKSAIEHFDRRVAIRKTWGYERRFSDVKIRTVFVLGRPRIEPNRRLQSLVDLEYSTYRDIIQADFVDEYFNNTIKTMMGFRWAVTYCPRAKFYMFADDDFYVSAKNLLRYVRNPVNYPEYLEETDEALRKLARRLAHTTDNSSANVEAEHRPKDRTKRQLMAEMELPPNVKLFSGFVFRSAPHRHRSSKWYVSLDEYPWDMWPTYVTAGAFLLSHEALFEMYYVSMYTKHFRFDDIFLGIVAMKAGIEPLHSEEFYFHKAPYLGPQSYKYVLATHGYDDLTELTKVWNEVRAAGYA; from the exons ATGCTTCCGAGGATTTGTGTGAAATTCAAGCTCAAGTATGTCCTGGCCACTGTCGGCAGTCTGTATATGCTGTACTTCTTCGGTGCCTTCACACACTTCTTCGAAAAGGACTTCGAGGCAACGTTCGACTACCCGCTGAACGGTGACATCCTGTCGGATGTGTATCAATTGCGCCATGGTCAGCAACCAGCCCGACACCCGATCAATCGCTACAACTACACCTACATCACGGACTGTGAGCACAAGTGCAAGGAGGACGACCGGCTGATGGCTCCGCGGCTCGTATTTATCGTAAAGTCCGCCATCGAGCACTTTGATCGCCGGGTGGCCATACGCAAGACATGGGGCTACGAGCGGCGATTCTCGGATGTGAAGATAAGGACCGTGTTTGTGCTGGGTCGACCGCGGATCGAGCCGAACCGGCGTCTACAGTCGCTGGTCGATCTCGAGTACAGCACGTACCGAGACATCATTCAGGCCGATTTCGTCGACGAGTACTTCAACAATACGATCAAAACGATGATGGGCTTTCGGTGGGCGGTCACCTACTGTCCGAGGGCAAAGTTTTACATGTTTGCTGACGACGACTTCTACGTGTCGGCTAAAAATCTTCTAAGGTACGTTCGGAACCCGGTTAACTATCCTGAGTATCTGGAGGAGACCGACGAAGCACTGCGAAAGCTGGCGCGACGGTTAGCTCACACGACGGACAACAGCAGCGCAAACGTGGAAGCAGAGCACCGGCCAAAAGATCGCACCAAGAGGCAGCTCATGGCGGAGATGGAGCTGCCACCCAACGTGAAGCTGTTCTCGGGGTTCGTGTTCCGttcggcaccgcaccgccaccggagcagCAAGTGGTACGTTTCGCTTGACGAGTACCCGTGGGATATGTGGCCAACGTACGTAACGGCCGGTGCATTTTTACTCTCTCACGAAGCCCTCTTCGAGATGTACTACGTCAGCATGTACACGAAACATTTTCG GTTCGATGATATCTTTCTAGGAATTGTTGCCATGAAGGCGGGAATTGAGCCGCTCCATTCGGAGGAATTCTACTTCCATAAGGCTCCATATCTGGGGCCACAGAGCTACAAGTACGTGCTGGCAACGCACGGCTACGACGACTTGACTGAGTTGACCAAAGTGTGGAACGAGGTGCGAGCTGCCGGATACGCGTAG
- the LOC131209795 gene encoding general transcription and DNA repair factor IIH helicase subunit XPD has protein sequence MRISVDGLLVYFPYEYIYPEQYAYMLELKRTFDAKGHCLLEMPSGTGKTTTLLSLIVAYIMENPHIVRKLIYCSRTVPEIEKVIAELKHLMNYYEKQTGEMPNITGLVLSSRKNMCIHPEVSREREGKIVDARCYGMTASYVRERATHDQTAPVCQYYEGFEAEGKESLLPPGVYSIDDLKEFGRERNWCPYFLSRFAINQAHVVVYSYYYLLDPKVAEVVSKELTRESVVVCDEAHNIDNVCVDSMSVKINKRLIERSTTGIHDLERQISKLKEDDKRRLNEEYFRLVQGLKDASFSRETDMVLANPVLPNEILREVVPGNIRNADHFLSFLKRFIEYIKSRLRVQHVVQESPAGFLRDVQRQVCIERKPLRFCADRLQSLLRTLEITDLSEYGPLSVITSFATLVSTYTKGFTIIIEPFDDKTPTVPNPILHFSCLDSSIAMKPIFQRFQSVVITSGTLSPMDMYPKILDFEPVVMSSFTMTLARPCLLPMIVARGNDQVAISSRFETREDTAVTRNYGQLLVETAKTVPDGIVCFFTSYLYLESVVASWYDQGIIDTLLRYKLLFIETQDNAETSYALMNYVKACECGRGAVLLAVARGKVSEGVDFDHHLGRAVLMFGIPYVYTQSRILKARLSYLRDQFQIRENDFLTFDALRHAAQCVGRAIRGKTDYGIMIFADKRFSRQDKRGKLPKWIQEHLTDNHSNLSTEESMQLAKRWLRQMAQPFTREDQLGVSLLTLEQLQGMEREKLEKQAQGKK, from the exons ATGAG AATAAGTGTCGACGGTTTGTTGGTGTACTTCCCGTACGAGTACATCTACCCGGAGCAGTACGCTTACATGCTCGAGTTGAAGCGTACGTTCGATGCAAAGGGACACTGCTTGCTGGAGATGCCTTCGGGGACGGGCAAAACGACCACCCTGCTGTCGCTAATTGTGGCCTACATCATGGAGAACCCCCATATCGTACGTAAGCTGATCTACTGCTCGCGTACCGTGCCCGAGATCGAGAAGGTTATTGCCGAGTTGAAGCATCTGATGAACTACTACGAAAAGCAGACCGGCGAAATGCCCAACATCACCGGGCTGGTGCTGAGTTCGCGTAAGAACATGTGCATCCACCCGGAAGTGAGCCGCGAGCGGGAGGGCAAGATTGTCGATGCACGGTGCTACGGCATGACGGCAAGTTACGTGCGGGAACGCGCGACCCATGACCAAACGGCACCGGTCTGCCAGTACTATGAAGGGTTTGAGGCGGAAGGCAAAGAAAGTCTGCTGCCGCCAGGAGTTTACTCGATCGACGATCTGAAGGAGTTTGGCCGGGAACGAAACTGGTGTCCGTACTTTTTGTCTCGATTTGCCATCAACCAGGCACACGTCGTCGTGTACAGCTACTACTATCTACTTGACCCGAAGGTGGCCGAAGTGGTGTCCAAGGAACTGACTCGGGAATCGGTCGTCGTGTGCGATGAGGCACACAACATCGATAATGTGTGCGTGGATTCGATGAGCgtcaaaatcaacaaacggcTAATCGAGCGGAGCACCACCGGGATCCACGACCTGGAGCGCCAGATTTCGAA ATTGAAAGAGGATGATAAGCGGCGACTAAACGAAGAGTACTTCCGATTGGTGCAGGGACTCAAGGATGCTTCGTTCTCTCGCGAAACCGACATGGTACTGGCAAACCCGGTGCTACCGAACGAAATCCTGCGTGAAGTGGTGCCGGGGAACATCCGCAATGCGGACCATTTCCTTAGCTTCCTAAAGCGCTTCATCGAGTACATCAAGTCACGGTTGCGTGTGCAGCACGTGGTGCAGGAGAGTCCGGCCGGCTTTTTGCGTGACGTACAGCGTCAGGTTTGCATCGAACGCAAACCACTGCGCTTCTGTGCCGATCGGTTGCAGTCGCTGCTCCGCACACTCGAGATTACCGATCTGAGCGAGTATGGGCCACTGTCGGTGATTACATCGTTCGCGACACTCGTGTCAACATACACGAAGGGTTTCACGATCATCATTGAACCCTTCGACGATAAAACGCCGACCGTGCCGAATCCGATTCTGCACTTTAGCTGCCTGGATTCGTCGATCGCGATGAAACCAATCTTTCAACGCTTCCAGAGTGTTGTCATCACGTCCGGAACGCTGTCGCCGATGGATATGTATCCGAAGATACTGGACTTTGAGCCGGTGGTGATGAGTTCGTTCACGATGACACTGGCCCGACCCTGTCTGCTACCGATG ATTGTAGCCCGTGGCAACGATCAGGTTGCCATTTCATCGCGATTCGAAACGCGTGAAGATACGGCCGTGACACGCAACTATGGTCAGCTCTTGGTGGAAACTGCCAAAACGGTTCCGGACGGTATCGTTTGCTTCTTCACTTCGTATCTCTATCTTGAGTCGGTCGTTGCGTCCTGGTACGACCAGGGCATCATCGATACGCTCCTACGCTACAAACTTCTGTTCATCGAGACACAAGACAACGCCGAAACATCGTACGCTCTGATGAACTACGTGAAGGCGTGCGAGTGTGGTCGCGGAGCGGTGCTCCTTGCGGTCGCTCGTGGCAAAGTGTCCGAAGGTGTCGATTTTGACCACCATCTTGGACGGGCCGTGCTGATGTTTGGCATTCCGTACGTGTACACGCAGTCACGCATCCTTAAGGCGCGCCTCAGTTATCTGCGCGATCAGTTCCAGATCCGCGAGAACGACTTTCTCACCTTCGACGCACTGCGCCATGCAGCACAGTGTGTCGGTCGTGCCATTCG TGGCAAAACCGACTACGGTATTATGATTTTCGCCGATAAGCGTTTTTCACGGCAAGATAAGCGTGGCAAGCTACCCAAATGGATACAGGAACATCTCACCGACAATCATAGCAATCTGAGCACGGAGGAATCTATGCAG CTCGCCAAACGTTGGTTACGGCAAATGGCGCAACCATTCACTCGCGAGGATCAGCTGGGTGTTTCGTTGCTCACCCTGGAGCAGCTACAAGGCATGGAGCGCGAGAAGCTGGAGAAGCAGGCCCAAGGCAAAAAGTAG
- the LOC131209844 gene encoding transmembrane protein 104 homolog — protein MPARGAQAEEYPSWVGFVFIFNLIVGTGALALPSAFSRAGWMLGALAIAVLAFVSYVTVTFVIETMACANAVQNWRRLQCIKRDRVVEHDEDSNVETIVEPAPSEISSDEGNPSEQQQLMTHDANIEQTPLNIMYCRQTYYSLSSKIELGEMANMFFGRTGRFLFYLCLAVYLYGDLSIYTAAVAKSLRDVMCAHNQPANATDADDRSELCWQGGLLTRLDVYRLCEVGFAALLGPFALFNVQKTKYLQLLTVLFRWLAFSVMISIAVHRLLAPVDDAIPIVPKRADITALPYLIGTCIYSFMCHHSLPSLLTPIANKSNLKVLVSLDYALIGVFYLLLALTGVFAFGDIKDLYTLNFIPSADQTNGLLKTIEYFLALFPVLTLSASFPIIAITLRDNLQTLFYDSTQVDLEPYMVCCHRTFFAMLAILPPVMVCFFTESVSNLVGFTGCYAGTGIQYLIPLALVWSARRRCDNMIGRGIVNQFRSPFKGNLWLALVFGWTVACLVLVTLDLVL, from the exons ATGCCTGCGAGAGGCGCACAGGCGGAGGAGTATCCCTCGTGG GTTGGGTTTGTGTTCATTTTCAACCTTATCGTCGGTACGGGAGCTCTGGCACTTCCGTCAGCCTTCAGCCGCGCAGGATGGATGCTTGGGGCGCTCGCAATCGCGGTGCTCGCCTTCGTGAGCTACGTTACGGTCACATTTGTGATTGAAACAATGGCCTGTGCCAATGCTGTCCAAAACTGGCGGCGGCTACAGTGCATCAAGCGCGATCGGGTCGTGGAGCACGACGAGGACAGCAACGTGGAAACGATCGTCGAACCGGCACCGTCCGAAATCAGTTCAGATGAAGGAAACCCGTCGGAGCAGCAACAATTGATGACCCACGATGCGAACATCGAACAGACGCCCCTTAACATTATGTACTGCCGCCAGACGTACTACAGCCTCTCGAGCAAAATCGAGCTCGGCGAAATGGCCAACATGTTTTTTGGGCGTACCGGTCGCTTCCTGTTCTACCTCTGCCTCGCCGTGTACCTTTACGGTGACCTGAGCATCTATACGGCAGCCGTCGCCAAAAGCTTGCGCGACGTAATGTGTGCCCATAACCAACCCGCGAATGCGACCGACGCGGACGATCGGTCGGAGCTCTGTTGGCAGGGCGGTTTACTGACGCGGCTAGACGTGTACCGGTTGTGTGAGGTTGGATTCGCGGCCCTCCTCGGTCCATTTGCCCTTTTCAACGTACAGAAAACCAAATACCTCCAGCTGCTGACCGTGCTGTTCCGCTGGTTGGCGTTCAGCGTCATGATCAGCATCGCCGTGCATCGTTTACTGGCACCGGTTGACGATGCGATCCCGATTGTGCCGAAACGAGCCGACATTACTGCCCTGCCGTACCTGATCGGGACGTGCATTTACTCGTTCATGTGTCACCATTCGCTACCCAGCCTTCTCACACCGATCGCCAACAAGAGCAACCTGAAGGTGCTGGTGTCACTGGACTACGCCCTTATTGGGGTGTTTTACCTCCTGCTCGCCCTCACGGGAGTGTTCGCTTTCGGCGATATTAAGGACCTCTACACGCTGAATTTCATACCGAGTGCCGACCAAACCAACGGGTTGCTGAAGACGATCGAGTACTTCCTGGCGCTGTTTCCCGTCTTGACGCTCTCTGCCAGCTTTCCGATCATAGCCATAACACTGCGCGACAATCTACAGACACTGTTTTACGATTCTACCCAGGTTGACCTCGAGCCGTACATGGTATGCTGCCATCGGACATTTTTCGCGATGCTCGCTATCCTACCACCGGTGATGGTGTGCTTCTTTACCGAAAGTGTTAGCAACCTCGTCGGATTTACGGGATGTTACGCCGGGACCGGCATTCAGTACCTCATCCCGTTGGCACTCGTCTGGTCGGCGCGCCGTCGCTGCGACAACATGATCGGTCGGGGGATCGTGAACCAGTTCCGGAGCCCGTTCAAGGGCAATCTTTGGTTGGCGCTCGTGTTCGGGTGGACCGTCGCCTGTCTGGTGCTAGTGACACTCGATCTCGTTCTGTAA
- the LOC131210867 gene encoding uncharacterized protein LOC131210867, which translates to MSETAARLQNHNEEMVKCLNTLRQQRKALEERIATQEKQKAHLRKDIDKLQRALGEVEGSIADDTRKLNECSKRLTETEAGYQKVVDTLQLLLLSAKEKGKLPED; encoded by the coding sequence ATGTCGGAAACAGCCGCCCGTCTGCAGAACCACAACGAAGAGATGGTCAAGTGCCTCAATACCTTACGCCAACAGCGGAAAGCACTCGAGGAGCGAATAGCGACGCaagagaaacagaaagccCACCTTCGGAAGGACATCGATAAGCTACAACGAGCGTTGGGAGAAGTGGAGGGTTCGATAGCAGATGATACGCGCAAGCTGAACGAGTGCTCGAAACGGctcacggaaacggaagccggGTACCAGAAAGTGGTAGACACGttgcaactgttgctgctgtccgcGAAGGAGAAAGGCAAACTTCCCGAAGACTGA